The Vicinamibacterales bacterium genomic interval CTGTCCGGCATGGCCGCGGTCCTCGAAACCCGCCTGCGTCAAGCGCAGAGCGAGAAGCTGACTCCTATCGACCTCGTCTCCGCCCTCGTCGCCGACGAACTGGTGCGTCGACAAGACCGGTTGTTTGAACGCCGGCACAAGCAGGCCCGCTTTCGTGATCCCGACCGCTCCCTCGACAGTTTTGATTTTGATTTCAACAAGAAGATGAACCGAGCGCTGATCCACGACCTCGCGACCGCCCGCTTCGTCGGGCAGCGCGAGGACGCGCTCTTCTTGGGCCCGCCCGGCACGGGGAAGAGCCATCTCGCCCAGGCGATCGGCCGCGCGGCGATTCAGCAGGGCTACTGTGTCGTCTATCGCGAGGCCCACACGCTGATGGAAGAGATCGCTGAGGCGACGCTCGCCGGGACCCGCAAGGCCTATCTCGCCGAGCTCACCGCTGTGCCGCTCCTCATCGTCGATGACCTCGGGATGCGGAAGCTTCCGCACACGGCGGCCGAAGATCTGCTGGAGGTGATCATG includes:
- the istB gene encoding IS21-like element helper ATPase IstB yields the protein MNLVELDHALRKLRLSGMAAVLETRLRQAQSEKLTPIDLVSALVADELVRRQDRLFERRHKQARFRDPDRSLDSFDFDFNKKMNRALIHDLATARFVGQREDALFLGPPGTGKSHLAQAIGRAAIQQGYCVVYREAHTLMEEIAEATLAGTRKAYLAELTAVPLLIVDDLGMRKLPHTAAEDLLEVIMRRYERTATLLTSNRPVDDWGKLLGDTAAVTALLDRLLHHAHVLKCGPRSWRTKLHTDLRPEEGVR